One part of the Prionailurus bengalensis isolate Pbe53 chromosome B2, Fcat_Pben_1.1_paternal_pri, whole genome shotgun sequence genome encodes these proteins:
- the PM20D2 gene encoding peptidase M20 domain-containing protein 2 has translation MRPGEERPLEGGACSGVSQLELLKLRAAERIDEAAERLGALSRAIWSEPELAYEEHRAHGVLTRFFEREPPAASWAVQPHYQLATAFRAEWEPLGVRAARRPLQLGFLCEYDALPGIGHACGHNLIAEVGAAAALGVKGALEGLPGPPPPVKVVVLGTPAEEDGGGKIDLIEAGAFKNLDVVFMAHPSQENAAYLPDVAEHDVIVKYYGKASHAAAYPWEGVNALDAAVLAYNNLSVLRQQMKPTWRVHGIIKSGGVKPNIIPSYSELIYYFRAPSMKELPVLTKKAEDCFRAAALATGCTVEIKGGAHDYYNVLPNKSLWKAYIENGKKLGIEFISEDAMLNGPSGSTDFGNVTFVVPGIHPYFYIGSNALNHTEQYTEAAGSQEAQFYTLRTAKALAMTALDVIFKPELLERIKEDFKLQLREEEFLNTVE, from the exons ATGAGACCGGGAGAGGAGCGGCCCTTGGAGGGGGGTGCTTGCAGCGGCGTCTCCCAGCTGGAGCTGCTGAAGCTGCGCGCCGCGGAGCGCATTGACGAGGCGGCCGAGCGCCTGGGGGCCCTGAGCCGCGCGATCTGGAGCGAGCCCGAGCTGGCCTACGAGGAGCACCGGGCCCACGGCGTGCTGACGCGCTTCTTCGAACGCGAGCCTCCAGCTGCCTCTTGGGCAGTGCAGCCGCACTACCAGCTGGCCACGGCCTTCCGCGCAGAGTGGGAGCCGCTGGGGGTCCGTGCAGCGCGGCGCCCGCTGCAGCTGGGCTTCCTCTGCGAATACGACGCGCTGCCCGGCATCGGGCACGCCTGCGGCCACAACCTGATCGCCGAGGTCGGGGCGGCAGCCGCGCTGGGCGTGAAGGGGGCCCTGGAGGGGCTCCCCGGGCCGCCTCCGCCGGTGAAG GTAGTTGTCCTGGGAACGCCTGCAGAAGAAGATGGTGGTGGCAAAATTGATTTAATTGAAGCAGgggcttttaaaaatcttgatgtTGTTTTTATGGCCCACCCATCCCAAGAGAATGCTGCTTATTTACCTGATGTGGCTGAACATGA TGTGATTGTGAAATACTATGGAAAAGCATCTCATGCTGCTGCATATCCCTGGGAAGGAGTAAATGCATTAGATGCTGCCGTTCTCGCCTACAACAATCTGTCTGTGTTGAGACAGCAAATGAAACCAACCTGGAGAGTTCATG GCATAATAAAAAGTGGTGGTGTAAAACCCAATATCATTCCGTCTTATTCTGAATTAATCTATTACTTCCGTGCACCCTCAATGAAAGAACTTCCAGTTTTGACCAAAAAGGCAGAAGATTGCTTCAGAGCTGCAGCTTTGGCTACTGGGTGTACA GTAGAAATTAAAGGTGGAGCACATGATTATTACAATGTTCTTCCCAATAAGAGCCTATGGAAAGCTtatattgaaaatggaaaaaaactggGAATAGAATTTATTTCAGAAGATGCAATGTTGAATGGCCCTTCAG GATCTACTGATTTTGGAAATGTTACTTTTGTGGTTCCTGGGATTCATCCATATTTTTACATTGGATCTAATGCCTTGAATCATACAGAACAATATACTGAAGCTGCAG GGTCACAAGAAGCTCAGTTCTACACTTTGCGTACAGCCAAAGCTCTGGCAATGACTGCGTTGGATGTTATTTTTAAACCAGAGTTGCTGGAGAGAATCAAAGAGGACTTTAAATTGCAACTTCGAGAAGAAGAGTTTTTAAATACAGTAGAATAA